The Conexivisphaera calida genome includes a region encoding these proteins:
- a CDS encoding DUF1614 domain-containing protein — protein MKRRIVIAPPAHPGIMGILLLVLVAPIFLGFVLPGALVAALDPLGIPEAAPLVLLLMALSPFLGFVNVVIRRREVRAQVLEVEYISLFGVPIPVARPRWTSFESLLAVNVGGALVPLSIAALMTVAEGFAPRAQELLAATAVTSALVIAVTYRSSKVVNGVGIVVPAFIPPLTALLASLVLTWPLGLQAYIPAISYTGSVYGTLIGADVLNLLTNGDSINAWLLSIGGAGTFDGIFMSGVLSMVLSALLV, from the coding sequence GTGAAGAGGCGCATAGTGATAGCGCCGCCGGCTCATCCAGGGATAATGGGAATACTCCTCCTAGTGCTAGTGGCGCCCATATTCCTCGGATTCGTCCTGCCCGGGGCGCTGGTGGCGGCCCTGGATCCGCTGGGAATACCGGAGGCCGCGCCGCTCGTGCTGCTTTTGATGGCCCTCTCGCCCTTCCTTGGGTTCGTGAACGTGGTGATAAGGCGTCGCGAGGTCCGTGCACAGGTGCTTGAGGTGGAGTACATAAGTCTCTTCGGGGTGCCGATTCCCGTCGCGAGGCCTCGCTGGACCTCGTTCGAGTCGCTCCTGGCGGTGAACGTAGGTGGAGCGCTCGTGCCGCTGTCGATAGCCGCGCTCATGACCGTTGCCGAGGGATTCGCGCCGAGGGCTCAAGAGCTGCTGGCGGCCACCGCCGTGACCTCTGCACTGGTGATCGCAGTGACCTACAGGTCCTCCAAGGTTGTAAATGGCGTCGGGATAGTAGTTCCCGCATTCATACCTCCCCTGACGGCGCTCCTCGCGTCGCTCGTGCTCACGTGGCCCCTGGGCCTTCAGGCATACATTCCCGCGATCTCCTACACCGGTTCCGTGTACGGCACGCTTATCGGCGCGGACGTGTTGAACCTGCTCACTAACGGGGACTCGATAAATGCATGGCTGTTGAGCATAGGTGGTGCTGGGACATTCGATGGAATATTCATGAGCGGCGTGCTCTCGATGGTGCTCTCCGCACTGCTCGTGTGA